From a single Spongiibacter taiwanensis genomic region:
- a CDS encoding DUF7064 domain-containing protein, giving the protein MSSNQEYAIRLAEGAPTANYQPEDDLRHRPAPGGKMRDSLFWEMIMPDEKLGFQAYLYLAGTGQAGFNVIVWGEDEKPHVLEFGHGEVGDDMDFDNFSLNGLTLTQPEVRKTAVLRYESERVKLEYEFTAIHEAFSFHQNPQGLPKWFALNRFEQTGRVKGFLEFDGRRIEWDRIGHRDHSWGSRQWGVPHHWKWLIAYTPDGSHVVNGWIYIAKGEMGFAGYVVKDGVMTPIDRIEHHAEYDDDMGQQRLQADILDTSGNTTRLEMQRFGLVRLPTNDKMDTMIMEAACNAQIDGHDAAGQFETHWPKSYVEYLSAQNKKGLSGK; this is encoded by the coding sequence ATGTCAAGCAATCAAGAATACGCCATCCGCCTTGCCGAGGGCGCCCCCACCGCCAACTACCAGCCCGAGGACGACCTGCGCCACCGTCCCGCCCCCGGCGGCAAAATGCGCGACTCCCTGTTCTGGGAAATGATCATGCCCGATGAAAAGCTGGGCTTTCAGGCCTACCTGTATCTGGCAGGCACGGGCCAGGCTGGCTTTAACGTGATTGTGTGGGGCGAAGACGAAAAGCCCCACGTGCTCGAATTTGGTCACGGCGAAGTGGGCGATGACATGGATTTCGACAACTTCAGTCTGAACGGCCTCACCCTCACCCAACCGGAAGTGCGCAAAACCGCTGTGCTTCGCTACGAAAGCGAGCGGGTCAAGCTGGAGTACGAATTCACCGCCATCCACGAGGCCTTCAGCTTTCATCAAAACCCCCAGGGCCTGCCCAAGTGGTTTGCCCTCAACCGCTTTGAACAGACCGGCCGGGTAAAAGGTTTTCTCGAGTTTGACGGCCGCCGGATTGAGTGGGATCGCATTGGCCACCGGGATCACTCCTGGGGCAGTCGCCAGTGGGGCGTTCCCCACCACTGGAAATGGCTGATTGCCTACACCCCCGACGGCAGTCATGTGGTGAACGGCTGGATCTACATTGCCAAGGGCGAAATGGGCTTTGCCGGCTACGTGGTCAAAGACGGTGTGATGACCCCCATCGACCGGATCGAGCACCACGCCGAGTACGACGACGATATGGGCCAGCAGCGCCTGCAGGCCGACATTCTCGACACCAGCGGCAATACCACCCGCCTGGAAATGCAGCGCTTCGGCCTGGTGCGTCTGCCCACCAACGACAAAATGGACACCATGATCATGGAGGCTGCCTGCAATGCGCAGATCGACGGCCATGACGCGGCGGGCCAATTTGAAACCCACTGGCCCAAGTCCTACGTTGAATATTTATCTGCCCAGAATAAAAAGGGCCTGAGCGGGAAGTAA
- a CDS encoding phosphotransferase family protein, which yields MSWTWTDTTLGRLRDFLETRDVLHGPITTKPIGDGHSNLTYLVSDGKRQVVVRRPPPPPLPPGAHDVLREARLLQALAGSGVPVARVLAVDSALEVLDVPFYVMDFVPGEVITERTPPALSSPDIHQAMGETLIDTLAALHRVDWRACGLADFGKPEGFNARHYRRIRSLITDDQGKVPTAFAELDQWLAADIPGESGATIIHNDFRIGNVMWAAQGPATLLAVLDWELATLGDPLMDLAYFLNCYPEQGAPRTPTQDLATAVLEPGFASPSALAQRYAEQSGRDITGLRWYRVFINWKLAVLYEYSRQRGEDAYYAEPGLVQRFLDAADRLTRG from the coding sequence ATGAGCTGGACCTGGACTGACACCACCCTGGGCCGTTTGCGGGACTTCCTTGAAACCCGCGATGTGCTGCACGGCCCGATTACCACCAAGCCCATTGGCGATGGCCACTCCAACCTGACCTATCTGGTCAGCGATGGCAAACGCCAGGTCGTGGTGCGGCGGCCGCCGCCACCGCCCCTGCCGCCTGGCGCCCACGATGTGCTACGCGAGGCGCGGCTACTACAGGCACTGGCAGGCAGCGGCGTGCCCGTGGCCCGGGTGCTGGCAGTGGACAGCGCGCTGGAAGTGCTCGACGTGCCCTTTTATGTGATGGACTTTGTACCGGGTGAAGTGATCACCGAGCGTACCCCTCCGGCCCTGTCGTCCCCCGACATTCATCAGGCAATGGGCGAAACACTGATCGATACCCTGGCCGCCCTGCACCGGGTCGACTGGCGGGCCTGTGGCCTGGCCGACTTCGGCAAGCCGGAAGGCTTTAATGCCCGCCATTACCGCCGCATTCGCAGCCTGATCACCGATGATCAAGGTAAAGTGCCCACTGCCTTTGCTGAGCTGGACCAGTGGCTGGCCGCTGACATTCCCGGCGAAAGCGGCGCCACCATCATTCACAACGACTTCCGCATCGGCAACGTAATGTGGGCCGCCCAGGGCCCGGCAACACTACTGGCGGTACTCGATTGGGAGCTGGCCACCCTGGGTGACCCGCTGATGGACCTGGCCTACTTCCTCAACTGTTACCCCGAGCAAGGCGCGCCCCGCACCCCCACCCAGGATTTGGCCACCGCCGTGCTCGAACCCGGCTTTGCCAGCCCCTCCGCGTTGGCCCAGCGCTATGCTGAGCAAAGCGGCCGGGATATCACTGGCCTGCGCTGGTACCGTGTGTTCATCAACTGGAAACTGGCCGTGCTCTACGAGTACTCCCGCCAGCGGGGTGAAGATGCCTACTACGCCGAACCCGGTCTGGTGCAACGCTTTCTGGACGCTGCCGACCGCCTGACCCGGGGCTAG